TTTTGAAAAAGATGCATTAGCAATGACAGTAGAATGATTGCATACTTGTGTTTCTTATCAGTTCTTTTTTGCTCAACGGGAATTTGGATTTCTAGTCTATCCTGTATGTACCTTCGTTTATTAAGTGTTTGTTTTTAACTGTTACTGTGTCTTTAAACAGCCGGAGCAACAGCAACTCATTGTTGATGCTGGAGCTCTGCCCCATCTTGTGGATCTGCTGAAGAGGCACAATAAAGCACAAAACCTCGTGCAGTCAATGGTGTTATCCGGAGAGCAGTTGATGCAATCACCAATCTTAATAACAGCATTAAAAGTCGCAGCAGGTTAATTTCTTTGTTCTCTGAAATTTtgggtttctaaaaaaaaaattcaaaagaagacATGTTGTTCATACTTCATCTGTATTTTGTATATGTAGGATTGAAGGTTGTATTCCTCCTCTTGTTGAATTGATTGAGTTTGTTGATTCGTAGGTGCAAAGAGCAGCTGCAGGAGCCTTGCGAACTTTGGCATTTAAAAACGATGAAAACAAAAATCAGGTTAGTAGCTTCATTCTGATTTATGGAAATTATCTTTGAACTTCTTGCATTATCTGTTCTAATGGgagaatttctccaaattgaTTTCAGATTGTTGATTGcaatgtactacctattcttatTCTATTGCTGCGGTCCAAAGATACGGGCATACAGTATGAAGCGGTTAGGCATCATTTTACAAGTTCATAATActatttctatttttgtttcatATTTAATTAGGTATAAAGTTCTGGCAATGCTTCAAGTGATAATCATCCTTAGACGTAACAAAATTGTGGCATGACAGGTTGGAGTCAATGGAAATCTGGTGCACTCATCATCAAATATCAAAAAGGAAGTTCTTCTTGCTGGAGCTTTACAACCTGTCATTGGGTTGCTTAGGTATAGTTGGATCTAGTAATTTGAGTGGCTGGTCATGTACAGCTTCTACTTCTTAGCTGCTTATCATATGCAGAATTCCATATATGACCTAGATGTTTTATGatttgctttttcttttcctctttatGGTAAGTCTTTTTATATGATAGTTCCTCCTGTTCGGAGAGTCAAAGGGAAGCAGCTTTATTGCTTGGACAATTTGCAGCAACCAACACAGATTGCAAGGTTGATGATACCAATGTACTCTGTTAATGTCACGAAGAGTTGTAAAACTcttgatttattattatttaaagcaACTTTATCTGATTTATGCTTTAATATTTTGTGATGGTTTTGTAGATACACATTGTGCAAAGAGGTGCTGTACCACCACTAATTGAGATGCTCCAATCTCCTGATGCTCAACTTAGGGAAATGTCAGCCTTTGCCCTGGGAAGGTTGGCACAGGTGACTTGAAATCCTTACAGAACTTCTTTAGGGTACTTTGTTTCCTTGTGGTTAGCATGTAATATTTCTGTTCTGTTATTTGTTGTTCTCTGGGCCATTATTTTTCTGATTATTCTGTTTACCACTCGGATTTTTTCTGGCATTACTTGTGATGATAGTTGATGATCATTGACTTACCTTTAATGAATAATGGGGTCTGTTTTGAAGTGTGACACATGCTCGTGCCTAGGGGTGTACAtaagtcgggttggttcggatttttaatttatcaaaccaaatcaatggtgtcaggtttttaaatttataaaccaaaccaaaccaacaaagtcgggtTTTCCAATGTCGAATTTTCTCGGGTTTCTTGATTTTTTTCTGGTAAAGTCTTCATAtcataaaatatgtaacttgtgctccaaatttttcttaagtcctagtaaaatacaactatataatgtgttttccaagaaactaatctaataatgctatgagataagtcatagcattatactaaaatattcaataacaaagataaaataataaaattacataaaacaaatattgctaattaataagccataataaaaattaacataatctaaaaatactatataggtcatgctaaaataagtatagctaataagtactaatattaattacataactaagcactaaagaaaaagataaactaagttatgcattttcattataaaccaatgtaaaactaaaataattatccaacacttTCGTCATTtatagtattgaattgaatttcttttgttagcattagtattgatttaaactttgtttgagttactacatttatgggctataaaatttatttaccataaAAGAATGTTAAGTTTAAatttgaaataatacgttaaaagataaaactgtgaaaaagtttaagaaatatttataaattacattacaataaatatttatatgtataatatatttttaaaaattatataaatgtactatcgggttTGTTTGGtttcaagtttgactttttttagttaaaaccaaaccaattatggtcgggttttattttccaataccaaaccaaaccacatcggattttttttccggtttgactcggattatcggtttggtacggtttatcggttttctttgtacacaCCCTACTCGTGGCATCTTCGACATGGCCTTATCCCCTTTTATGAATCAAAACTTATACCAGAAAATATACTCATAGTAGTGGTTCCAGCAGACCATGTTTCTCTGAttattcagcaaatttagcattcaaGAATTTATTTTCTGCCTTTACCTGTGTGTCGATAATGAATAGGCATGGGTTGTGCCTTAATGGAGTAGAATGATTACAGAGGATTCATATGGCATTGATTGATTGACTTGTATTTTTGGATGATGGATCATGTAGTGACACTTGATTACTTGTTTTTAGTTTTGTTGGTAGATTCAAATACTGTTGAGTATTTGATTATGGTATAACGTTGAATTCCACTGGCGGGAAGGACTAATAGTATGTTCTAAGAAGGTGCACTTCATATTATTGTTAATGGAAGAAAGAATTACTAGCATGTTTctttctaaaaaaagaaaaacgaatTACTAGCTTGTTAAATGATGAAGAAGTTCATGTTGATTATCGCCACTAACTCTGTCAGGGATGATCTTTTCTACTATGTTGTTGCTTGGGTAACTTACATCTAATCCATGTAATATGACTTCTTTACCATGAAATAGCATAAAATCCAACTAATGCGTCTTAACTAACACCTAATTTTGCTAGGGTAGAGAAGGAAATGTAATACTCCAAAATATATATGGAGTTAACGACAAACTTTTCTAGTCTACTTTCCTTTGGTAAAATTTTATTGACGGCAAAATTTTGTTGACTACTAGAAAAGTCGTACTCCAAAATATAAAATATTCCTAGATTAATTTTTATTAACTACAAAAAAAAATCTCCTAAGCCTAAAAGAAGAAATTTAATACTCCGAAATATAAAAGGAAAACTTTAATTCTCCAAAATATATATGGAGTTAACGGCAAAATATTTTGACTACAAGAAAAGTCTCCTAAACATAGAAGGAGAAATTTAGTACtccaaaatataaaaatttccaaGATTGTTAATATAGAAGAATGATTAATTTAGGgaaaattaaatgactatttctaaattgtagaaaattaattaaataattattcctaaatattaaaaaaatacacaaatgactatttttaaacggtaaaaaagacgaatgatatttcgctaaggctattcgtatttttaatataaaatataaatataaaatttaagtaaaaaataaacaatatagatatagatattgtAGGAAAAAAGTAATTATAGTAATAAAACAATTTCCAGTTGTGACGGCGTCGTACTTTTATAGTCGACCCAATTGACAAAACCTTGGCTTTATTTCTTATTTATATCGTTATGCCCTCCCACATTCTCCTTCATCTCTTTCCTTGCGGCATAGCAAAAAAATACTGAAACTATGAAGGAGTTTACTGTTACTCGAGGTAGACGGGTAAAATTTCAGAACTGGGAACTGCAAAAAAAGGTAGCAACTTCTTTTGAtattatgtatatgtataaattagtattaaAGCTgcgtaaattttgtataaatattttatttgaatccacttgacaactactattttacgactaaaaTTATGTACCtctaagattgaacccgcttgcacaaaattCTGGGTCCGCCACTGGTTACATTTTATATTGTATCGCAttattactttaaatacaatatttgttttgaatgttATGGTATCATATTGTTAAATAATAACGAAAAGTGACATTTTATGTAAACggtcgatttggtgtggtcgcgtctaAGGGTGTTCAAACGAATCGAAAAACCGCATCAAACTGATTAAAAAACCGAttaggtttggtattgagtaaaaaagtcaaaccaaaccgatatataaatatataatttttatatatacttttaagtctttatatagaattttctttaaaaaaatatctagaaatatttgggaacCTCTCATAGGATCATATGATCTATTATTTAATAGAACTATGAAGTGCttccattttatttatttttaataatggATTGTATCATTACTTTTTTATCAAGTATTATTCTCTTTGTTCTTCTACATTCATATGTCAATATCTATttaattcttatatctttttcgaatttgaaatagtatttcaataattttaaacttaaatatctttatttaggtttcatattgatttttatgtttaattattaaattcggttaaccttgaaaACATACATCAATAAAACTATTGTTAGACGATTAAGAAAATAACTATAATGTGTTACAATGTTTGTCATTTGTTTTACTAagcatatattcacttatcaaattTTATCTCTAACTTTAACAAAATaagatttaaataatatttatataaccGAAAAACCCGATAGAACCAAACCAATCCAAACctatatagttggtttggtttggttttgataaaaaacgAACTAACACGGTCCACGTAcaattttatttattctttaccctacctttttatattcTACTTTATTcgtatctttttttctttatgaGTAATATTTCAAGTTTATTCTTCGTAATATtggtgcatgacattataaaacgATGACAAAAAATACAATCTATATATCCAAacattgaaaatatcaaaacgatACAGTTCAATGCAATataatacgatacgatacattatgaaacgacacATAACAACCATATATCCAAACAAGTTGTCAAGGGTTTAGATTAATTTTTAGTGTATTGATTGAAGTTTTTTGCTGAATGATATTGGGTTTAATTGAAATTATCGTAATATGTGCTGTTGTTTGATGCTATTGCAGCCTAACAAGTCAATACTAAGGAAAAGTACAGAGGAAGAGGAGGGGAATAATAATAATGAGTTTAACAATCTACCTGTTGATGTTATAAGCTCTATTTTTATAAGATGCCCGGCGAATACGTTATCCATGTTAAGGTGCGCATCAAAGTCGTGGAATGACTTGATTGCTAGTCCTTTGTTCGTTCATTCTCACCTGGAACATTCAACGGAAACTTCCCaacttctttttctgcaactcAATTATTTGCCACGGTCAAAGAGGCGCAGACTACGATTTGTTTCAGTCGACATGGAAGGAAATGAGGGAGAAAGCAATGAGTTATACGCTGTCACTTTATCTCGTTTCCCATGTTCCGGCCTTTCCGGTTTCCATGTTTCCGCTGGTTTAGTTTTCTTTTCAATGGGTGATCATCGCATGTATTTGTGCAATCCTGTGAAGCAACAATTCTTTGAATTGCCGAAATGTTCACCTACTGTTTTTGATGGAAGTGACAAATTTGGGTTTGGATATCTTCGTTCAACTAAGGAATATAAAGTGGTGCGTATTTTCAATGGGGATCCCGAGATTAATGATTGGAAACCTCAGCTAAGAGGCAAGGTGCTTACCCTAAATGGCATTATTTCTAGTGAATGGAAAGAAATTGCTGAGATTCCTCCATGTGGTCCGTATGGTCCAGGACTGCTAGTAAATGAATGTATGTATTGGCCGAATAATATGAATTCTTTTTGCGATCAAATTTTATCATTTGACTTTGAAAATGGAAAATTTCTAACTATATCTTGCCCATCATCTTATAATAAGGTTATGGAGTTGAGAATGGTGGATTTGAAAGGGATACTTTGCCTGCCAGATATGGATATGTGGAGTTCAACTCTAGACCTGTGGATACTTAAAGATAAAATAAGTTGCATTTGGGTGAAGGAGTGTAGCATCAATTTGGTTGGGCTCGGGTGTAATTCACCTATCTTGAGGACATGGAATGAAGAAATAATAGTTGGCGGTTGGTCAAATAGGTTTGTCTTCTATGACCTAAAAGGAAAATGCTTTAGAGAAAGGAGAATTAATATTGGACTTTGCCGAGACGCAGTGGGTTTTGAAATTTACCAGAAAACCTTGTTTTCATTAGGAAACACATAGGTCCTTCccttcctatttattatgttgcAGGAAATATGTATTATTGCATATGAAACATAATTGGTGAGGATTGTAACAAAGGTTAATGTTATTTTTGATAATCGAAAAATATAATGATGACTTATAACACTCTTCAGCAGTAgttatttgcaattaaatttattaGTTGAATATTGATGGATTGATGATTCAGTTCCATGGTTAAAACCTGCAAAATTATAAAGCATTAATACTTATTTGTCAGTTGTCGTTCCTTTACTGACATATGTTCTTGAACTTGTAAAGACTAAATTGACAATTCGGGTAGAACTCTAATACCTTGTGCTTTTTCTTTGTTTGTGCAAATGGCATGTGAAATTGTGATTTTATTGACCTACTTGTCTGCAGGGAGGAgcttattttgatattattaaATGGAATACAACATGAAATTCGAAACTGACAATTAGTATACAAGTTTATTTTGAACTATATATGTTAGGGAAACTAAAACTTCAATATTGACAAGACTGCCTACGTGGTTAAGATTGAGAATTAATCTTGATCCCTCTCGAATAAAATATAGATTACATAATGTATTATTCGTAAGTACCGAAATAACATTTCTTTGAAGAGGACCCATCATTTTATGAGCACAAAATGATGAGGAATGAGCAgcatcgaatatatatatattttttaactcATACTGTCATACACACCCTTTCAACTGCACGTATGACGACATATGAGAAGTTCCATTTGAGAAGTCCCGTGTTCAACCAAGTCACCCGAAGGGTCTTTTATTTAATATTGGCCAAACTCATAAGCGGCCCGGTTCCGCTTTTCATTTTGACACATTATTTAGGCCTTTTCCATTTTGACACTCCAACCCCTTACCTCATGTATCATTTAAACACAAAACACTGACATGTCACATTGAGTGATCCTCGTCGCGCGTGGGGCCTCTAGGAGGGGTAAAATCACTCCCCTTTTAACAGTATTAAATTTTACCGTTGGAGTCTCATTCATACCCGACTTTCCTCTACCCTTTCTCCATTATCAGATGTAAAAAAGGCCCTAATTCTCAAAAGCTCCATCTCCATGAATATTCAAAGCTGCTTTCTTTTCTGCAATTTGTCGAAGCTTTAGTCGAAATTAATAGGAAAGTGAACAAGTTAAAAAGGAAGAGAATAGTGAATGGTACTATCAGAAAATGGAATTCTATGTTGTCTAGCCATTGGACATACATTGCATAAAAATGGTTGTTTAGTTGACACCTTATTTGACAGAAATGAAATAGATCTCATCTTGGCAAATGGAATGTGACCTAATCTTTGATGCCAAAATACATCATCTTTATTACCAACAATAGATGGATTACAATATGAACTATGAGATACAGAATGATCAACAGAATTTGAAACAACAGTAGTGCTAGGATCAGAAACAGAAACATTAGACTGACCAGAAGAAGAAACAGAACTAggaacaaataaaggaaaatgagAATCAGTTGAATGCAGGAAGTACAATCCATTTGCAGCCTTACCAATATCTAGAGGCCTCCTCAGAGAAAGGCCCTATAAAATACAGTTAGAAATAGTGAAGATTGCAAGACATTTGAACTGAATAAGTAACTTGTGTACAAAGATCAAATTGAAATGGAATGAGGGAACTAATAAGACATTATGTAAAATCATATCTGCCCTGAGGATCAAAGAATCAGTAGATATGACTTTTACTTTATATCTATTAGGTAGAGTAATTAGGAAAGGTGTTACTAAAGGCTTAAGATTGTGAAGTAAGTGTTTATGTGGTGTCATGTGGTTGGTGGCACCAGAATCTATGATCCAAGGGTGGGTTTAAACCTAAGTGTGAAACTgtacatgcatgaaaataagctGAATGCACCTCAGGGTGATTGTATAAACCTACAAAGTTGGCAAATCCTGCATTTTCAATGACAACATTCTCAGAATGAAGAGTAGGAGATGTGTGGACTTGTTGAAGCAGAGTCATGAGATGTTGGTATTGTTCTTTACTGAATCCATGTCCACTGTATCAAAGGAATTTGGTTTGGTAAAGGCAAGTTCCAGAAGATGTCCATCAGACTGAACACAAGTTGCAAACCTCCTATTCTTGGTAAACTTAAAATCTGAGGGGAAGCCATGTAGCTTATAACACTTATCAATGGTATGCCCGAGCTTCTTACAATATCTGCATGGAAGGTTGGAAGATGAACTAGAACCTCTATTTGTATcaaattggaccctctgattaAAACCCTTAGAAGTGTTTAAAGAACCAGCTAAAGCATTGAAGGAGGCAAAATCATGGGAGAAACCAGGGACAGGAATATAAGTCTCTTTCTGTTTCTCATCATGTTGTAGCATGGAGTATGCCTTACTTAGGGAAGGAATGGATGGCATCCTAAGGATGTTGCTCTTGCAGGTACAGTACGACTCATTCAGACCACTGAGGAATTGATAGATTTTTTGCTCTTCAATGAATTTGGGGAGAGCACCACAGGAACAAACAAGACCAACATAAGCAGTACTAAGCTCATCCCAAAGACCTCCCAGTTTAGTAAAATAGGTAGCAATATCTAAATGAACTTGGGAAGTGAGACTAATTTCCCTTTGAAGTTGAATGTACTTAGAACCATTAGAAGTACCAAATCTCTCATTAATGTCAGTCCATACATCCTTAGCAGTGTCAAAACACATCACACTGTTGGCTATATCCCTAGACAAAGAGTTTGTTATCCATGCAATGATCATGTCATTGCACCTTCCCCAAAAATGATAATAAGGAGAGTTAAATTGTAGTTTGGATACCCTACCAGTGATGAGACCTAACTTGTTTTTAACAGAGAGGATAGTAAGCATGTTTTTGTGCCAAATGACAAAACCATCGCCATCAAAGGGATGGGATACCAGGTGATCACCTAGACTTTCCAAGGGATGCATGTAGAAAGGATGAGAGGGAGGTATAGTAAAATTATCAAAACTATCAACTGTAGTTGACGATCTCACTTCAGGACTACTCCATTTCTAAGTTAGGTCAAGTTTGTACACAAAAACATAAAATTGGTATCTACCAACACTTCAACCCAAAATTGAGTAATGAAAGGATATTATCGTCCTTCTTTGCGACCTAAAGAAAAAATGCCTTCAATTTATCACAAAGAAAACCACCACGACCTTTGATACCACCGGTAGAGTCGGAAATTGGGGATGAATGTACTCTGCAGAATCGAGCCACAAATTTGCCAAAGAAATAGCTCACCTTCTCTGAAACTCTTTAGCATTCATCATTTATGACCAAATCGTTCAAAAATCGAAgaaaaaattcagaaattttccGGCAATGAAAATTTCGACAAGAAAGAAACTTGAGAAACAAACACCGTCAGTGGATATGTGGAGCCATAAACGATCGATAataggctttgataccatgttaatTCATTGATCCTTAGTGTAATCGAAAGATTTGATTTAGAATTGAAACTCTAATAATGAGAAGAGAGAGGTAAacgaaaagagaaaaatattagagagagagaaaatgaATTTATTCTTTTATTAGTTCTGTCCAAAATTTTCTATATGTATTGTATATACAAATGAATGAGTAAAATAAAAATGGGTCGGATATACAGAGAGGACCAAACTAAGTATAAAACTATGAGGCCCAACAGTTAATCATTTTAGTTGCTGTCAAGTGGCCCAGTATTGTCAACAAAGAAAAAGAGCAACCCTGTCACGCTAGTCAATAAAGAAGGAAATTGTGGTTAGAGAAGAAATCGTTTtccattttctttctcttttttccacTTCGGGCTacatgaaaaagaaaatcaaataaggGAAATTGTTGGGCATTCTCTATAGTAGCAATGGAAGGTATCAACAAGATGAAAACAGGAAGCTGGAGTCTCTATCAGGACAAAAACTAGGACGAGATGTCAACAACAAGGTTTCAATAGTACATGGAGAAGTTTCTAACTTCATCGGGAAAGAAGGAATTATCCTTACATAGTAAAAACGATAAATGGTATAGAAAGATAAGCATTCATGGGGTACTAGTTGTGTTAAAGCGTGAGTTGACTGTGTTTACtcaaaaaatggatagagttaaatttatacgtagttctaaggatatatgGTGTAACTTAacacaaatcgtaaggataaatagaaattaTCAAATACGGAttgtaaagaatgaaaaatatacaaggttggaaagaagatgatttaaggactaagcaagatgaatcaatatgTGAATTCAAAAAGTGTAATCCTTCAATATAGTGTATGGTATTTTGGTTACAATGTaagcaaaaattattttttttacagaaatgtagccatcttctttatagtggaggatcctactttagatataattaaaaatacatagtggggaaccaaTGATAAATAagcttttccctaattcccgccgagattctctcccttagtgcggttgcaacgactcttgtctgtgagctcgagctaGATCGGATTCGGTGTTGGTCGATATTGTTTTTAGAGCTCGATGCGGAATTGAGCTCGATGCCGACTCGGGATCTGGTAATGACTCGGGCTCGGTATCGGTATCGATTGGCCTCTGCCCCTTAAGCTCGATTCCATaacatctcatcatagttcgtttcggacccgagctcgataatgatttTGAACTCGGTGTTTGACCTATACCTAAAATTTGAAGCTCGTTCGTTCCATCTTCGGAATttatctcgatattatgaagtctttctttggtccattatgaTACCATCTCGATCAATCGTACGATGACCGAAATCAGTTTCGACCGTATATAGACTGACGAGTAATACATGCCATTGCTATGTAAGCTAGTAGCTATCCTCTTAATAAGGAATCTTGCAAGAACCATTAATGTGCAAGAATCTCCTTAATAAGAGAGTCGGGTCTGAGCCCTGAATATAGAGTAGTCTATGGTAGGGAGCGCCTTACTCCCAAAGTTTTTTTTCAAAGTGCGAATCTAGATTAGCCAGAACCTAAATAGGCTACCGAAACGTTTGGTAggaatttaaacaaaaaaaatatatctaTTAACTTTTCAAGAAGATATAATCTTCATTTAAAAGATTCTTCTTCCTCACGTAAAATTCAATAGTGCAAAAGCTGTCATTAACATCATAACATAGGTGTAGATGGAGATTTCAGCTGCAAAAGGTCCAGACAAATATGaccattttaaaatataattaatagAAAGTAGTAAATCCATAATTAAATGCTAATTATTGAATTATTAATCCTAAAACAGATAACTTTATTAGGAACACACCATGTGGACTCTAAGTATGGGCAAAATTTTATCAACCAGCAGTACAAAGGTATGAAACAGAACATTAAGAATTAATACAGCTACAATGGCTATCTCATACAAAGGTGAGGATATCAGAATTGCTTATTCGACGACAAACATTTCTCTCGCGGCCGGTTGTTCACCGTACATTGTTTTGACTCTcttcgatgttgggaatttaagaacctggtGTAGGATTGAcggtacagctctcatgttgtggatccatggccttccaaaaagggcgttgtacctcatgtcgcct
The nucleotide sequence above comes from Nicotiana tabacum cultivar K326 chromosome 12, ASM71507v2, whole genome shotgun sequence. Encoded proteins:
- the LOC107778823 gene encoding F-box protein CPR1-like isoform X2 codes for the protein MKEFTVTRGRRVKFQNWELQKKPNKSILRKSTEEEEGNNNNEFNNLPVDVISSIFIRCPANTLSMLRCASKSWNDLIASPLFVHSHLEHSTETSQLLFLQLNYLPRSKRRRLRFVSVDMEGNEGESNELYAVTLSRFPCSGLSGFHVSAGLVFFSMGDHRMYLCNPVKQQFFELPKCSPTVFDGSDKFGFGYLRSTKEYKVVRIFNGDPEINDWKPQLRGKVLTLNGIISSEWKEIAEIPPCGPYGPGLLVNECYGVENGGFERDTLPARYGYVEFNSRPVDT
- the LOC107761742 gene encoding uncharacterized protein LOC107761742 isoform X1, coding for MHPLESLGDHLVSHPFDGDGFVIWHKNMLTILSVKNKLGLITGRVSKLQFNSPYYHFWGRCNDMIIAWITNSLSRDIANSVMCFDTAKDVWTDINERFGTSNGSKYIQLQREISLTSQVHLDIATYFTKLGGLWDELSTAYVGLVCSCGALPKFIEEQKIYQFLSGLNESYCTCKSNILRMPSIPSLSKAYSMLQHDEKQKETYIPVPGFSHDFASFNALAGSLNTSKGFNQRVQFDTNRGSSSSSNLPCRYCKKLGHTIDKCYKLHGFPSDFKFTKNRRFATCVQSDGHLLELAFTKPNSFDTVDMDSVKNNTNIS
- the LOC107778823 gene encoding F-box protein At3g07870-like isoform X1, whose translation is MKEFTVTRGRRVKFQNWELQKKPNKSILRKSTEEEEGNNNNEFNNLPVDVISSIFIRCPANTLSMLRCASKSWNDLIASPLFVHSHLEHSTETSQLLFLQLNYLPRSKRRRLRFVSVDMEGNEGESNELYAVTLSRFPCSGLSGFHVSAGLVFFSMGDHRMYLCNPVKQQFFELPKCSPTVFDGSDKFGFGYLRSTKEYKVVRIFNGDPEINDWKPQLRGKVLTLNGIISSEWKEIAEIPPCGPYGPGLLVNECMYWPNNMNSFCDQILSFDFENGKFLTISCPSSYNKVMELRMVDLKGILCLPDMDMWSSTLDLWILKDKISCIWVKECSINLVGLGCNSPILRTWNEEIIVGGWSNRFVFYDLKGKCFRERRINIGLCRDAVGFEIYQKTLFSLGNT